From the genome of Thermogutta terrifontis, one region includes:
- a CDS encoding TatD family hydrolase: MLIIQPHYHAIARTTQDYERMAAAGVVAVAEPAFWAGFDRRYPETFLDYFRQISEFEPTRAAQYGIRHFCWVAVNPKEAENLELSRAVLAQMPEFFRKPTVLGVGETGLHKSTKNECEVFEAQIELALRYDQLLLVHTPHLEDKYYGTKRILEILRGFSIDPGRVWIDHVEEHTIKMVKEAGYWVGFTLYPITKCSPKRAVDMLERYGWERTLINSSADWGPSDPATLHECIFEFRRRGYGLEEALEVFYNNPVRYLSQNPKFDLPLVKMEMLAPTGAVSMA, from the coding sequence ATGCTGATTATCCAACCGCATTACCATGCCATTGCGAGAACCACCCAGGATTACGAGCGGATGGCTGCGGCGGGGGTGGTGGCCGTGGCCGAACCGGCCTTTTGGGCGGGATTTGATCGTCGCTATCCCGAGACGTTTTTGGATTATTTCCGGCAAATCAGTGAGTTTGAACCCACCCGGGCAGCACAGTATGGCATTCGACACTTCTGCTGGGTGGCCGTGAATCCAAAGGAAGCCGAAAACCTGGAACTCAGCCGCGCCGTGCTTGCGCAGATGCCGGAGTTCTTCCGCAAGCCAACGGTGCTTGGGGTAGGTGAGACGGGCTTGCACAAATCCACCAAAAACGAGTGTGAAGTTTTTGAGGCGCAAATCGAACTGGCCCTCCGATACGATCAGTTGCTCCTGGTCCACACGCCTCACCTGGAAGACAAATACTATGGCACAAAAAGAATTCTGGAGATTTTGAGGGGCTTTTCCATTGATCCCGGTCGGGTCTGGATTGACCACGTGGAAGAGCACACGATCAAGATGGTGAAAGAGGCGGGCTACTGGGTGGGGTTCACGCTTTACCCGATCACCAAGTGCTCTCCCAAGCGAGCTGTGGATATGCTCGAGCGTTACGGTTGGGAACGAACGCTCATCAACTCCTCCGCGGACTGGGGGCCGAGCGATCCCGCCACACTCCACGAGTGCATCTTCGAGTTTCGCCGTCGCGGCTATGGCCTGGAAGAAGCACTTGAGGTGTTCTACAACAACCCGGTGCGGTACCTCTCCCAGAATCCCAAATTCGATTTGCCGCTCGTAAAAATGGAAATGCTCGCTCCCACCGGAGCGGTCTCCATGGCGTGA
- a CDS encoding peroxiredoxin family protein, translated as MCKCKWLKMSVLVGCSLAAGILARIGTFAVWAESGTSSGPAAPATESSPPQASQDITVPEGTPEQLFQFIEKLSKELGPPDTQGLMAFRQKQARAIITAAEKIISQAGTDVPTIDTALHWKFQAVLQLLRMQDPDARKLVPEMGKQLVSLANRVLESKPPVKPEDVQAAAQWALMGPRLGGPELLADVMKIPEKIEQLGFKELATRARGGVLAVRLQMHSGEEKAALVGELKKYLDEMLNSLTQKASPDEADIAVLMQILSQLEYAELDVPAGEYCRKFGELLAKNGNPAIAEAGEQLQGVGRRLELPGKKMELAGKTTDGKDFNWAQYRGKIVLVDFFATWCGPCRAEMPNIKANYERYHDKGFDVVGVSIDDDRSALDKYIESEKIPWTIIHVQDPNAKGPADPARYYGIVAVPTTMLVGKDGTVLAMDVRGEELGKRLEELLGPAEPKPPAPASPSGAATTKTP; from the coding sequence ATGTGCAAGTGCAAATGGTTGAAAATGAGTGTGCTGGTGGGATGTTCCCTGGCGGCGGGAATTCTGGCGAGAATAGGAACCTTCGCTGTGTGGGCGGAATCGGGCACTTCGTCCGGTCCAGCAGCCCCTGCCACCGAAAGTTCCCCGCCGCAGGCTTCCCAGGACATCACCGTCCCCGAAGGCACGCCTGAGCAACTGTTCCAGTTTATCGAGAAACTGAGCAAGGAACTGGGTCCCCCGGACACGCAGGGGCTGATGGCGTTTCGGCAGAAACAGGCCCGGGCCATCATCACCGCGGCTGAGAAAATCATCTCGCAGGCCGGTACCGACGTTCCCACGATCGACACGGCCCTTCACTGGAAATTCCAGGCCGTCCTGCAACTTTTGCGGATGCAGGATCCCGACGCCCGAAAACTGGTCCCCGAGATGGGCAAGCAACTTGTCTCTCTGGCCAACCGCGTTCTCGAGAGCAAACCGCCTGTCAAGCCCGAGGATGTGCAGGCGGCCGCCCAATGGGCCTTGATGGGGCCCCGACTTGGCGGTCCCGAACTTTTGGCCGACGTCATGAAGATCCCCGAAAAAATTGAACAGCTCGGTTTCAAAGAGTTGGCGACGAGGGCGCGGGGCGGAGTTCTGGCCGTCAGGCTCCAGATGCATTCCGGGGAAGAGAAGGCCGCTCTTGTCGGTGAACTCAAAAAGTATCTCGACGAGATGCTCAACTCGCTCACCCAGAAAGCCAGCCCCGACGAAGCCGACATCGCTGTGCTGATGCAGATCCTTTCTCAGCTGGAGTATGCCGAACTCGACGTCCCGGCTGGTGAGTATTGTCGGAAGTTTGGTGAACTGCTGGCAAAAAACGGTAATCCCGCCATTGCCGAGGCCGGCGAGCAGCTTCAGGGCGTTGGTCGGCGACTGGAGCTTCCCGGCAAGAAAATGGAACTGGCGGGTAAAACGACAGACGGCAAAGATTTTAACTGGGCCCAGTACCGGGGCAAAATTGTGCTGGTGGATTTCTTCGCCACGTGGTGTGGTCCCTGTCGAGCGGAAATGCCGAACATTAAAGCGAATTACGAACGCTATCACGACAAGGGCTTCGACGTGGTGGGGGTGAGCATCGACGATGACCGCTCCGCCCTCGACAAATACATCGAAAGCGAAAAAATCCCCTGGACCATCATTCATGTTCAGGACCCCAACGCCAAGGGCCCCGCCGATCCCGCCCGGTATTACGGCATCGTCGCCGTGCCGACCACCATGCTGGTTGGAAAAGACGGAACGGTCCTCGCGATGGATGTCCGCGGAGAAGAGTTGGGCAAGAGGCTGGAGGAACTTCTCGGACCGGCTGAGCCTAAGCCACCAGCTCCTGCTTCACCGTCGGGAGCTGCGACAACGAAAACTCCGTGA
- a CDS encoding LOG family protein produces the protein MDPQERQAAIERILKSPSYRVAYQDLDFLADPKLRPTRMELELLKPELAFERAKINSTVVVFGSTRIVDEPEARRLLEEAEAALRADPENPKLKRAVSRAQRLLAKSRYYELARQFAYLVSQSCKQDGQCDYVICTGGGPGIMEAANRGAYEAGAKSIGLNIRLPLEQIPNPYITPELCFQFRYFALRKFHFLLRAKALVVFPGGFGTLDELTDALTLRQTGRMQPIPIIIFGREYWERVIDFQFLADEGVIDDEDLNLFEFAETAEEAWDKICRFHHLTALHAVPVHWENGGGIAH, from the coding sequence ATGGACCCCCAGGAACGGCAGGCCGCTATTGAACGGATCCTGAAGTCTCCCAGCTATCGGGTGGCGTACCAGGATTTGGACTTTCTTGCCGACCCGAAGCTCCGCCCCACCCGGATGGAGCTGGAGTTGCTGAAGCCCGAGCTGGCCTTTGAGCGGGCGAAAATCAATTCGACGGTCGTGGTTTTTGGAAGCACGCGGATCGTCGATGAGCCGGAAGCCCGCCGATTGCTGGAAGAAGCCGAGGCGGCCCTCCGAGCCGATCCGGAAAACCCCAAGCTCAAGCGGGCGGTTTCCCGGGCGCAGCGGCTTCTTGCCAAGAGTCGGTACTACGAGCTTGCCCGACAGTTCGCCTATCTCGTATCCCAATCCTGCAAACAGGATGGACAGTGCGACTACGTAATCTGCACCGGGGGAGGTCCCGGCATCATGGAGGCCGCCAATCGGGGGGCTTACGAGGCGGGGGCGAAATCAATCGGTCTCAATATCCGGCTGCCACTCGAGCAAATCCCGAATCCCTACATCACGCCCGAGCTTTGTTTCCAATTCCGTTATTTTGCGCTGCGGAAATTCCATTTCCTTCTGCGAGCCAAGGCCCTCGTCGTATTCCCAGGCGGTTTCGGAACCCTGGATGAGCTGACGGACGCCCTCACACTTCGACAGACCGGCAGGATGCAACCCATTCCCATCATCATCTTTGGGCGGGAGTACTGGGAACGTGTGATCGATTTTCAATTTCTCGCCGATGAAGGCGTAATTGACGACGAAGACCTCAATCTTTTCGAGTTTGCTGAGACAGCCGAAGAGGCCTGGGACAAGATCTGCCGCTTCCATCATCTCACCGCCCTGCACGCCGTCCCTGTTCACTGGGAAAACGGCGGCGGAATTGCCCATTGA
- a CDS encoding prepilin peptidase, producing the protein MNALDTVIQVWWFVLGAVVGSFLNVVIHRLPRGESLVWPGSHCPYCGHSIRWFDNLPVLSWLILRGRCRDCSAPISVRYPLVEAISSAIVGSTAWMVSAGEWSKWLAAMAGMDRAATTMLLQVACFAGFLLTVFVVAAIHWDGEPAPTAVWGPCIGMTVLAYGLMSFWRAERDLPLLSESPLGVAFWVDLIVGTALGWGADMLNRHALQRLNRAKRVEVDSWDWTAATGVGALLWPAPVGIILGTLALLLQGGMSLGKFRASGKNTFSGVKRLHRNRGAVLALWGIANWGLLFLV; encoded by the coding sequence TTGAACGCACTCGATACCGTCATTCAAGTTTGGTGGTTCGTATTGGGCGCCGTGGTGGGAAGCTTTCTCAACGTCGTCATCCACCGGCTGCCGCGAGGCGAAAGTCTGGTCTGGCCAGGCTCACACTGCCCTTATTGCGGGCATTCCATCCGCTGGTTTGACAATCTCCCCGTCCTCAGTTGGCTGATTTTACGGGGCCGATGCCGCGATTGTAGTGCTCCCATTTCAGTGCGCTATCCGCTCGTGGAAGCCATTTCCAGCGCGATTGTGGGCTCCACGGCGTGGATGGTCAGTGCGGGCGAATGGAGCAAGTGGTTGGCGGCAATGGCCGGGATGGATCGTGCCGCCACAACCATGCTCCTGCAGGTGGCCTGTTTTGCGGGGTTCTTGCTGACCGTTTTTGTGGTTGCGGCCATCCACTGGGACGGTGAACCGGCTCCGACTGCGGTGTGGGGGCCCTGCATCGGCATGACGGTTCTGGCGTATGGGCTGATGTCGTTTTGGCGTGCCGAGCGAGATCTTCCCCTCCTGAGTGAAAGTCCGCTCGGCGTAGCATTTTGGGTCGATTTGATCGTGGGCACGGCTCTCGGATGGGGGGCGGACATGCTGAATCGCCACGCCCTCCAGCGGCTCAATCGTGCAAAGCGCGTCGAGGTGGATTCTTGGGATTGGACTGCCGCGACAGGGGTTGGGGCCCTTCTCTGGCCGGCACCGGTGGGGATTATTCTGGGAACTCTGGCCCTCCTTTTACAGGGCGGAATGTCCCTGGGAAAATTCCGAGCAAGCGGCAAAAATACTTTTTCGGGCGTGAAACGTTTGCACCGGAACCGCGGGGCCGTTCTGGCTCTCTGGGGCATCGCCAACTGGGGGCTTCTCTTCCTGGTATAG